The Streptomyces aurantiacus genome includes a region encoding these proteins:
- a CDS encoding DUF885 domain-containing protein: MSQTKNPLPREVADTYVDELIALDPVTGTYLGVKESSSRLPDTSPAGQEALAHLARVTLTRLDEAERQPGADSDIERRCGRLLRERLTAELGVHEAEEGLRAVGNMHTAAHSVREVFTVTPADTDEDWAAIAERLRAVPTALDGYRESLSLGLERKLYAGPRPTATFVEQLTEWSDMDGSGRGWFEDFASAGPGTLRAELDEAARAATAAVVALRDWMRDVYAPAIEGAPDTVGRDRYARWSRYFNGTDLDLDEAYAYGWAEYHRLLDEMKKEAEKVLPAAGTPWVALAHLDEHGRHIEGVDEVREWLQGLMDQAIEELDGTHFELADRVRKVESRIAPPGSAAAPYYTPPSEDFSRPGRTWLPTMGLTRFPVYDLVSTWYHEGVPGHHLQLAQWAHVAENLSRYQATIGGVSANCEGWALYAERLMDELGYLKDAEERLGYLDAQMMRAARVIVDIGMHLELEIPADSPFHPGEHWTPELAQEFFGAHSSRPADFVESELTRYLSIPGQAIGYKLGERAWLLGRENARKRHGDAFDAKAWHMAALSQGSLGLDDLVDELSRL; this comes from the coding sequence ATGTCACAGACGAAGAACCCGCTGCCCCGAGAGGTCGCCGACACCTACGTCGACGAGCTCATCGCCCTCGACCCGGTCACCGGTACGTACCTCGGCGTGAAGGAGAGTTCGAGCAGGCTGCCCGACACCTCGCCCGCCGGCCAGGAGGCACTCGCGCACCTGGCGAGGGTGACGCTGACCCGGCTCGACGAGGCGGAGCGGCAGCCCGGCGCGGACAGTGACATCGAGCGCCGCTGCGGCCGCCTGCTGCGCGAGCGCCTCACCGCCGAACTCGGCGTGCACGAGGCCGAGGAGGGCCTGCGGGCCGTCGGCAACATGCACACGGCGGCCCATTCGGTGCGCGAGGTGTTCACCGTGACGCCGGCGGACACGGACGAGGACTGGGCTGCCATCGCCGAGCGGCTGCGCGCGGTGCCGACGGCTCTCGACGGCTACCGCGAGTCCCTCTCCCTCGGCCTGGAGCGCAAGCTGTACGCGGGCCCGCGCCCCACCGCGACCTTCGTCGAACAGCTCACGGAGTGGTCGGACATGGACGGCTCGGGCCGCGGCTGGTTCGAGGACTTCGCGTCGGCGGGTCCCGGGACCCTGCGCGCGGAACTCGACGAGGCCGCCCGCGCCGCGACCGCAGCCGTCGTCGCGCTGCGCGACTGGATGCGCGACGTGTACGCGCCCGCGATCGAGGGCGCACCCGACACGGTGGGCCGCGACCGGTACGCCCGCTGGTCGCGCTACTTCAACGGTACGGACCTCGACCTGGACGAGGCGTACGCGTACGGCTGGGCGGAGTACCACCGGCTGCTCGACGAGATGAAGAAGGAGGCCGAGAAGGTCCTGCCCGCCGCCGGGACCCCGTGGGTCGCGCTCGCCCACCTGGACGAGCACGGCCGGCACATCGAGGGCGTCGACGAGGTCCGCGAGTGGCTGCAGGGCCTCATGGACCAGGCGATCGAGGAACTGGACGGCACACACTTCGAACTCGCCGATCGCGTACGGAAGGTGGAGTCCCGCATCGCCCCGCCGGGCAGCGCCGCGGCCCCGTACTACACGCCGCCGTCGGAGGACTTCTCACGCCCGGGCCGTACGTGGCTGCCGACCATGGGACTCACCCGTTTCCCGGTGTACGACCTGGTGTCGACCTGGTACCACGAGGGCGTCCCCGGCCATCACCTGCAGCTCGCCCAGTGGGCCCACGTCGCCGAGAACCTCTCCCGCTACCAGGCGACCATCGGCGGCGTCAGCGCCAACTGCGAGGGCTGGGCCCTGTACGCGGAGCGGCTCATGGACGAACTCGGCTACCTCAAGGACGCCGAGGAGCGGCTCGGTTACCTGGACGCGCAGATGATGCGCGCGGCCCGTGTCATCGTCGACATCGGTATGCATCTGGAGCTGGAGATTCCGGCGGACTCGCCCTTCCACCCGGGGGAGCACTGGACTCCGGAGCTGGCCCAGGAGTTCTTCGGCGCGCACAGCAGCCGCCCGGCGGACTTCGTGGAGAGCGAGCTGACCCGCTACCTCTCCATCCCCGG
- a CDS encoding Lrp/AsnC family transcriptional regulator has translation MAESVALDPVDLHLLRLLQNDARTTYRDLAAQIGVAPSTCLDRVTRLRRSGVILGHQLRLDPAKLGRGLEALLSVQVRPHRRELVGPFVERIRTLPESRTVFHLTGPDDYLVHVAVADMADLQRLVLDGFTAHREVARVETRLIFQQWDCGPLLPPDPPGATLPAKSG, from the coding sequence ATGGCTGAATCTGTCGCACTGGACCCGGTGGATCTTCATCTTCTGCGCCTGTTGCAGAACGACGCCCGGACCACGTACCGGGATCTGGCCGCACAGATCGGTGTCGCGCCCTCGACCTGTCTGGACCGGGTCACCCGGCTGCGCCGCTCGGGCGTCATCCTGGGCCATCAGCTGCGGCTCGATCCGGCCAAGCTGGGGCGAGGGCTGGAGGCACTGCTGTCCGTGCAGGTCAGGCCGCACCGGCGGGAGTTGGTCGGGCCGTTCGTGGAGCGGATCAGGACGCTTCCGGAGTCCCGTACCGTCTTCCACCTCACCGGGCCCGACGACTATCTCGTGCATGTCGCGGTCGCCGACATGGCGGATCTGCAGCGGCTGGTTCTGGACGGGTTCACCGCGCACCGCGAGGTGGCCCGCGTCGAAACCCGGCTGATCTTCCAGCAGTGGGACTGCGGGCCCCTGCTGCCTCCCGATCCGCCGGGGGCCACGCTCCCGGCCAAATCGGGCTGA